A window of Candidatus Poribacteria bacterium genomic DNA:
GTTCCTGCAAAGGCTCATTAGCCATTATATTTCTGCCTCCTTTTCGACGAGATATGCGAAGAAAATACCGAGTTGATACAAAACAAAGAGTGGTATCGCCATCAACAACATTGAACCCGGATCGGCAGGTGTCAAGAGGGCTGACATGACACAGATACCTAATAAAGCGTAACTCTGCTTTTCCCGGAAGCCCCGTGCATCAATGACGCCGATACGGGACAGAAATGCCATCACTATCGGTAACTCAAAGGCGATACCGAATCCCAAGATTAAGCGAGTTACAAAGTTAATATATTTTTCCAGATCCCACATATTGGGTAACTCTGGAAGCAACTGCGCGGAGAATTGTAGGACCACCGGCGTGACAATAAAGTATGCGAAAGCAGCACCGAAAATAAAAAACACGACGATAATCAAAAACAGCGGCATCGCGAATCGCCGCTCCGCGCGATTCAGTGCGGGAAAAACGAACGCCCAAATGTGATAAATGATTATCGGCAGTGCCAGCAAAATCCCAGTGGTTATCCCTAATTTCAGGTACGCCATGATACCTTCTAAGGGACCTACCTTCATAAGTATTGCGTCGACCCTGGAAGTTCCAGATCGCAGAGCGAGTGCGAAAAACCCGAGTATCGATCCCTCAGTCCCTGCCATGGCCTCAATCGCATTCGCAATCAGCGTGTTCATCGAAGTTCCAAGTGGAAACTTAATTACCTTCTCAATGGGCTTGCTGAAAGATAAGCTTAAGACTGTAAAAACGGCGATCGCAATAGCAGAAATAATAATTCGGCGCCGGAGTTCCTCCAAATGTTCCCAGAAGGTCATTGCAACTTCGTTAACTTCCGTAGATTCCATAGGGCATGTCGCTCACAGTACGAACAATCAAGACTGTTTTGGGGGTTTAATGTTCGGATCCGATTCTTTATCAATCTCATTTGCTGCTTTTGTCAATTCATCTTGAAGATCACTACCCGCACTTTTAAATTCTCGGATAGCTTTGCCGAGGGAACGCCCCATTTCGGGCAACTTTTTCGGTCCAAAAATGACGAGTGCGACCACAAGGATTATAAAGATCTCCATTCCGCCGATTCCACCCATGTCTTCATTCCTCCTTTAGTGAAATGTAGTCGTTTGCTGCTATTTATAGTGTAGCAAAAAATCAACCTATTCGCAATTATTTTTTTAAGTGTATTCAGTTTCCTTATTACAGTCTGCCGACTCGTAGCAGGGAACCATTCATTGCCCTTTAACATATCTGCAGAACATGCGATGAATCGCACTGCTACAAGCACACTCACTTGTAAGGGCGCGATTTATTGCCCGTTGATCCGAATGCACCGTTTGGTCAATAGAGATATGTGGTTTTGAATTTTTGTTGCGACGGGAAGGTCGTTTTGTGCTCAGATTTCAGAGTAAGCGATGAGACGTTCTCAGGCAAAAGATGTTCTATTGTTAACGAATTAGAAAGTTATCCTAACCTAACTGTTATTGAAATCTTCCTTAAAATGTTACACCGGTGTAACATTTGGTGTACAGAAGGTATCAGCAACAAATCCAGTGGTGGTAAGGGTTCAGAGCCGTTTGTGTTTCGATTTTTCTTTCCCAAAAAAAAATTTGGCGGAAAGTGTAACATTTTGCCAACTCGCGATATATCATTCTATAGACATATCACCCCACCCCCTTCCCAGTAACG
This region includes:
- a CDS encoding TatA/E family twin arginine-targeting protein translocase, coding for MGGIGGMEIFIILVVALVIFGPKKLPEMGRSLGKAIREFKSAGSDLQDELTKAANEIDKESDPNIKPPKQS
- the tatC gene encoding twin-arginine translocase subunit TatC; this translates as MESTEVNEVAMTFWEHLEELRRRIIISAIAIAVFTVLSLSFSKPIEKVIKFPLGTSMNTLIANAIEAMAGTEGSILGFFALALRSGTSRVDAILMKVGPLEGIMAYLKLGITTGILLALPIIIYHIWAFVFPALNRAERRFAMPLFLIIVVFFIFGAAFAYFIVTPVVLQFSAQLLPELPNMWDLEKYINFVTRLILGFGIAFELPIVMAFLSRIGVIDARGFREKQSYALLGICVMSALLTPADPGSMLLMAIPLFVLYQLGIFFAYLVEKEAEI